Proteins found in one Litorihabitans aurantiacus genomic segment:
- a CDS encoding AGE family epimerase/isomerase produces the protein MTADNAAITAAIAAPLTWLGTPAHARWLEQHTDDLIAFASGSAVEAGFGYLDGDGEVGGSGEAEEAQLWITCRMIHSYSLGVLLGRPGCAVLVDHGLEALRETFADTANGGWFAKVTPQGPTADVKEAYAHAFVLLATSSATLAGRPGAAELLAQAQEVHLTRFWNEAEGMAVESWDAAFTTCEDYRGVNANMHTVEAYLAVADATGEGAWRERALRILERVMGYAEEYSWRIPEHFSTAWEPLLDYNTDERAHPFRPFGATVGHWFEWARLALHARAAVLAHGGAEGEVAYLLDSAVALFEAGVREGWAVDGADGFVYTVDFSGEPVVRDRMHWVVTEALAAAAALWRATGEASYSTWYETWWDYAQLTMLDGSGSWVHQLDADNEPADSVWPGKPDIYHSIQASLIPRLPLYPALASALKAGLLDR, from the coding sequence GTGACTGCTGACAACGCTGCCATCACCGCCGCCATCGCCGCCCCGCTGACCTGGCTCGGCACGCCCGCGCACGCGCGCTGGCTCGAGCAGCACACGGACGACCTCATCGCGTTCGCGTCCGGGAGCGCCGTGGAGGCCGGCTTCGGCTACCTCGACGGCGACGGCGAGGTCGGCGGCTCGGGTGAGGCCGAGGAGGCGCAGCTGTGGATCACCTGCCGGATGATCCACTCCTACAGCCTCGGCGTGCTGCTGGGCCGCCCGGGCTGCGCCGTCCTGGTCGACCACGGGCTCGAGGCGCTGCGCGAGACCTTCGCCGACACCGCGAACGGCGGCTGGTTCGCGAAGGTCACCCCGCAGGGCCCGACGGCGGACGTCAAGGAGGCCTACGCGCACGCGTTCGTGCTGCTCGCGACCTCCTCGGCGACGCTCGCCGGTCGCCCCGGCGCGGCCGAGCTGCTCGCGCAGGCGCAGGAGGTCCACCTCACGCGGTTCTGGAACGAGGCCGAGGGCATGGCCGTGGAGTCCTGGGACGCCGCGTTCACCACGTGCGAGGACTATCGCGGCGTCAACGCCAACATGCACACGGTCGAGGCCTACCTCGCGGTGGCCGACGCGACCGGCGAGGGCGCCTGGCGCGAGCGCGCGCTGCGCATCCTCGAGCGCGTCATGGGCTACGCCGAGGAGTACTCGTGGCGCATCCCCGAGCACTTCAGCACCGCGTGGGAGCCGCTGCTCGACTACAACACCGACGAGCGCGCGCACCCGTTCCGGCCGTTCGGCGCGACCGTTGGGCACTGGTTCGAGTGGGCGCGCCTCGCGCTGCACGCGCGCGCCGCGGTGCTCGCGCACGGCGGCGCCGAGGGTGAGGTCGCGTACCTGCTGGACTCCGCCGTCGCCCTGTTCGAGGCGGGCGTGCGGGAGGGCTGGGCGGTCGACGGCGCGGACGGCTTCGTCTACACCGTGGACTTCTCCGGCGAGCCGGTCGTGCGCGACCGGATGCACTGGGTGGTCACGGAGGCGCTCGCGGCGGCGGCCGCGCTGTGGCGCGCGACGGGTGAGGCCTCCTACTCCACCTGGTACGAGACGTGGTGGGACTACGCGCAGCTGACGATGCTCGACGGGTCCGGCTCGTGGGTGCACCAGCTCGACGCCGACAACGAGCCCGCCGACTCCGTGTGGCCCGGCAAGCCGGACATCTACCACTCGATCCAGGCGAGCCTCATCCCGCGTCTGCCCCTGTACCCGGCGCTGGCGAGCGCGCTGAAGGCGGGCCTGCTCGATCGCTGA
- a CDS encoding carbohydrate-binding domain-containing protein: MAVTAGDDGVIAQTDTIVGDGELTVSAVDDAVKGEASVVLGGGTVTVTASYEGVEAATIALVGADVDVTASDDGVNAASDTATERWILISAGSVVVSADGDGLDANGALTMTGGDVVVNGPTNDGNGALDVDGAFDVSGGTLAALGSAGMAVSPSADSAQGWIAATVDAPAGSSVVVTDSSGAEVATLAASKATASVVYSSDAIVTGETYTVTVDGGASVDVVAGVAAAGGMGGPMGGGGQMGEPPAGGPMGGGEMGEPPAGGPMGGGTGEPPAAGAGAGATTDS; encoded by the coding sequence GTGGCCGTGACCGCGGGCGACGACGGCGTGATCGCCCAGACCGACACGATCGTGGGCGACGGCGAGCTGACCGTCTCCGCCGTCGACGACGCGGTCAAGGGCGAGGCCTCGGTGGTGCTCGGCGGCGGGACGGTCACCGTCACGGCGTCCTACGAGGGCGTCGAGGCGGCGACGATCGCGCTCGTGGGCGCGGACGTGGACGTCACGGCGTCGGACGACGGCGTGAACGCCGCCTCCGACACCGCGACCGAGCGCTGGATCCTCATCTCCGCCGGATCGGTCGTGGTGAGCGCCGACGGCGACGGGCTGGACGCGAACGGCGCGCTGACGATGACCGGGGGCGACGTCGTCGTGAACGGCCCGACGAACGACGGCAACGGCGCGCTCGACGTCGACGGTGCGTTCGACGTCTCCGGCGGCACGCTGGCGGCGCTGGGGTCGGCGGGGATGGCGGTCTCGCCGTCGGCGGACTCGGCGCAGGGCTGGATCGCGGCGACCGTGGACGCGCCGGCGGGGTCGAGCGTGGTGGTGACGGACTCCTCCGGGGCGGAGGTGGCGACGCTGGCCGCTTCGAAGGCGACAGCGTCGGTCGTGTACTCCTCGGACGCGATCGTGACCGGCGAGACGTACACGGTGACGGTCGACGGCGGAGCATCCGTCGACGTGGTCGCCGGGGTGGCGGCGGCCGGCGGGATGGGTGGGCCGATGGGTGGCGGGGGCCAGATGGGCGAGCCGCCGGCCGGTGGGCCGATGGGTGGCGGCGAGATGGGCGAGCCGCCCGCCGGTGGCCCGATGGGCGGCGGGACGGGCGAGCCGCCGGCTGCCGGTGCGGGTGCCGGCGCGACCACCGACTCCTGA
- a CDS encoding nitroreductase family deazaflavin-dependent oxidoreductase: MPLHGEYAPSTSDWAREQAELIESSGGTQGTEMRGMKVILLTTLGAKSGKLRKTVLMRVEHDGAYAVVASLGGAPQHPQWYFNMLAEPLVELQDGTAKGDYVSREVTGEEKRVWWERSVAAFPTYADYQAGTDREIPVLVLEPVAAGDGAA, from the coding sequence ATGCCTCTTCACGGTGAGTACGCGCCGAGCACGTCCGACTGGGCCCGCGAGCAGGCCGAGCTGATCGAGAGCTCCGGCGGCACGCAGGGCACGGAGATGCGCGGTATGAAGGTGATCCTGCTGACGACGCTCGGGGCGAAATCGGGCAAGCTGCGCAAGACGGTCCTGATGCGGGTCGAGCACGATGGCGCGTACGCGGTCGTCGCGTCGCTCGGCGGGGCGCCGCAGCACCCGCAGTGGTACTTCAACATGCTCGCCGAGCCGCTCGTCGAGCTGCAGGACGGGACCGCGAAGGGCGACTACGTCTCGCGCGAGGTGACCGGCGAGGAGAAGCGCGTGTGGTGGGAGCGGTCGGTGGCCGCGTTCCCGACGTACGCGGACTACCAGGCGGGGACGGATCGCGAGATCCCGGTGCTCGTGCTCGAGCCGGTGGCGGCGGGCGACGGCGCAGCCTGA
- a CDS encoding HAD family hydrolase, translating into MSAAEYEAPQEIDPTEHLGLDAPEGSEPPPSFAPALTARAGITAGGDAMVCLDIDGTLLGHDGSLSTEVRDAVAALRASGTHVVLATGRGTPGLLPVARELGITSGWAVGSNGAVTLRLDPDLPDGFEVHDVVTFDPAPAVRMLLAEAPDVLVAVEHLGRGFRVTGRFPDGELTGPLEVVGIDELLAEPVARVTLRAPGRSTQDFVDLVQRAGMHGVTYAIGWTAWLDITPDGVSKASALERIRERLGVATSRTLAAGDGQNDREMLRWAALGVAMGNADDGTAACADAVTARVEHDGVVPVLRSLLRG; encoded by the coding sequence GTGAGCGCTGCCGAGTACGAGGCTCCGCAGGAGATCGACCCGACCGAGCACCTCGGGCTGGACGCGCCCGAGGGGAGCGAGCCTCCGCCGTCGTTCGCCCCCGCCCTCACGGCGCGAGCCGGGATCACCGCCGGCGGTGACGCGATGGTCTGCCTCGACATCGACGGCACCCTCCTCGGCCACGACGGCTCGCTCAGCACCGAGGTGCGCGACGCCGTCGCCGCCCTGCGCGCGAGCGGCACGCACGTCGTGCTCGCCACCGGCCGCGGCACCCCCGGCCTGCTGCCGGTCGCGCGCGAGCTCGGGATCACCTCCGGCTGGGCGGTCGGCTCCAACGGGGCCGTCACGCTGCGGCTCGACCCGGACCTGCCCGACGGGTTCGAGGTGCACGACGTCGTCACGTTCGACCCCGCCCCGGCCGTCCGCATGCTGCTGGCCGAGGCGCCGGACGTGCTGGTCGCCGTCGAGCACCTGGGGCGCGGCTTCCGCGTGACGGGCCGCTTCCCCGACGGCGAGCTCACCGGTCCCCTCGAGGTCGTCGGCATCGACGAGCTGCTCGCCGAGCCCGTCGCGCGCGTGACGCTGCGCGCGCCGGGCCGCTCCACGCAGGACTTCGTCGACCTCGTCCAACGCGCGGGCATGCACGGCGTGACGTACGCGATCGGGTGGACCGCGTGGCTCGACATCACGCCCGACGGCGTCTCCAAGGCCTCCGCGCTCGAGCGGATCCGGGAGCGGCTCGGGGTCGCGACGTCACGGACCCTCGCCGCGGGCGACGGCCAGAACGACCGCGAGATGCTGCGCTGGGCGGCGCTCGGCGTCGCGATGGGCAACGCCGACGACGGCACCGCGGCCTGCGCCGACGCCGTCACGGCACGCGTGGAGCACGACGGCGTGGTCCCCGTGCTGCGCTCGCTCCTGCGCGGCTGA
- a CDS encoding zinc-binding dehydrogenase yields the protein MGVGDRPVGALRAGETLLVLGGAGGVGSVAVQVGAALGARVIATASTAKVDVVRGLGAAVVIDHRERDAAGVTADVLEATGGRGVDVVLDVLGGGALGENLARLATGGRLVVIATQDGRRGELDLLTLMQKRASVHGTTLRARPAAEKAAVVADVATHLLPHVTAGRIRPLVHAELPLARAAEAHTMLREGSAVGSVVLLP from the coding sequence GTGGGCGTCGGCGACCGCCCCGTCGGGGCCCTGCGCGCAGGCGAGACCCTCCTCGTGCTCGGCGGCGCGGGCGGCGTCGGGTCCGTCGCGGTCCAGGTCGGCGCGGCGCTCGGCGCACGCGTCATCGCGACGGCGAGCACCGCCAAGGTGGACGTCGTGCGCGGGCTGGGCGCCGCCGTCGTCATCGACCACCGCGAGCGCGACGCCGCGGGCGTGACCGCGGACGTGCTCGAGGCGACGGGCGGGCGCGGCGTCGACGTCGTGCTCGACGTGCTGGGCGGCGGCGCGCTCGGCGAGAACCTCGCGCGCCTCGCGACCGGGGGCCGGCTCGTCGTCATCGCCACGCAGGACGGGCGGCGCGGCGAGCTCGACCTCCTCACGCTGATGCAGAAGCGCGCGAGCGTGCACGGCACCACGCTGCGCGCGCGCCCGGCGGCCGAGAAGGCCGCGGTGGTCGCCGACGTCGCCACGCACCTCCTCCCCCACGTCACCGCCGGCCGCATCCGCCCGCTCGTGCACGCCGAGCTGCCGCTGGCGCGGGCCGCCGAGGCGCACACGATGCTGCGCGAGGGCAGCGCCGTCGGCAGCGTGGTGCTACTGCCGTGA
- the pheA gene encoding prephenate dehydratase — MENAVQQESGTQRYAFLGPVGTFTEAALVQVAPAAQHVPMPDVVTALDAVRRGDAERAVVPIENSVEGGVSATLDALTSGDPLVVVGEALVEISFALVAAPGTRLEDVRHVATHPHAWAQCRGTLARLAPGVVHVPATSTAAGAALLAEHAASGDADELGFEAALVAAHSAAAHGLDVLARGVEDNVGAVTRFVVVARPGTVPPRTGADKTTLLVHLPHNDAGSLLTMLEQFAARGVNLSRIESRPIGDALGRYAFSIDAEGHLADERLAAALTGLHRVCPFVLFLGSYPRADGVATAVAPGTSDDAFTSAQEWVAGLRRGLT, encoded by the coding sequence GTGGAGAACGCCGTGCAGCAGGAGTCGGGCACGCAGCGCTACGCGTTCCTCGGACCGGTCGGGACGTTCACCGAGGCCGCGCTGGTGCAGGTCGCGCCCGCGGCGCAGCACGTGCCGATGCCCGACGTCGTGACCGCGCTCGACGCCGTGCGCCGCGGGGACGCGGAGCGCGCCGTCGTGCCGATCGAGAACTCGGTCGAGGGCGGCGTCTCGGCGACGCTCGACGCGCTGACCTCCGGCGACCCGCTCGTGGTGGTCGGCGAGGCGCTCGTGGAGATCTCGTTCGCGCTCGTCGCGGCGCCGGGGACGCGGCTGGAGGACGTGCGGCACGTCGCGACCCACCCGCACGCGTGGGCGCAGTGCCGCGGCACGCTCGCGCGGCTCGCGCCCGGCGTCGTCCACGTCCCGGCGACGTCGACGGCGGCCGGGGCCGCGCTCCTGGCCGAGCACGCCGCGTCCGGCGACGCCGACGAGCTCGGGTTCGAGGCCGCCCTCGTGGCAGCGCACTCCGCCGCGGCGCACGGGCTCGACGTGCTCGCGCGCGGCGTGGAGGACAACGTCGGCGCGGTGACGCGGTTCGTCGTGGTCGCGCGGCCCGGCACCGTCCCGCCCCGCACAGGCGCCGACAAGACGACGCTCCTGGTCCACCTGCCGCACAACGACGCCGGGTCGCTGCTGACGATGCTCGAGCAGTTCGCGGCGCGCGGCGTCAACCTGTCGCGGATCGAGTCGCGCCCGATCGGTGACGCGCTCGGCCGGTACGCGTTCTCGATCGACGCCGAGGGGCACCTCGCGGACGAGCGCCTCGCCGCGGCGCTGACGGGGCTGCACCGCGTGTGCCCGTTCGTGCTGTTCCTCGGGTCCTACCCGCGGGCCGACGGCGTCGCGACGGCGGTCGCACCCGGCACGTCGGACGACGCCTTCACGTCCGCGCAGGAGTGGGTGGCGGGGCTGCGGCGCGGGCTGACCTGA
- the serS gene encoding serine--tRNA ligase, with protein MIDIKALRDNPDVGRRSQRARGADETLVDRILAADEQQRSLLTEFETRRAEQKAISKSVGKASPEERPAVLAQAKALADGVKQAEAAADTARADLDALVWQMPNIVVDGVPEGGEDDYVVLRHEGEIRDFDAEGFAPRDHLEIGELLGGIDMARGSKVSGSRFHYLVGLGARLQLALLNAAMDRAIAHGFLPVITPTLVKPEIMAGTGFLGAHADEIYHLPTDDLYLVGTSEVALAGYHSGEIVDLEAGPLRYAGWSSCFRREAGAGGKDNRGIVRVHQFDKIEMFVYTTQEEAAAEHERLLAWEEEMLQIAGLPYRVIDTAAGDLGSSAARKFDCEAWVPSQGTYREMTSTSNCTTFQARRLGVRERTEDGSTRPVATLNGTLATTRWIVAILENHQREDGSVEVPEGLRGYLGGLAELRA; from the coding sequence GTGATCGACATCAAGGCTCTGCGCGACAACCCCGACGTCGGACGCCGCAGCCAGCGCGCCCGCGGCGCCGACGAGACGCTCGTCGACCGCATCCTCGCCGCGGACGAGCAGCAGCGCTCCCTGCTCACCGAGTTCGAGACGAGGCGGGCCGAGCAGAAGGCGATCTCCAAGTCGGTCGGGAAGGCGTCGCCGGAGGAGCGACCCGCCGTCCTGGCGCAGGCGAAGGCGCTCGCGGACGGCGTGAAGCAGGCGGAGGCCGCGGCCGACACCGCGCGCGCCGACCTGGACGCGCTCGTCTGGCAGATGCCGAACATCGTGGTCGACGGCGTCCCCGAGGGCGGCGAGGACGACTATGTCGTGCTGCGGCACGAGGGCGAGATCCGCGACTTCGACGCCGAGGGCTTCGCACCCCGCGACCACCTCGAGATCGGCGAGCTCCTCGGCGGGATCGACATGGCGCGAGGCTCGAAGGTGTCGGGTTCGCGCTTCCACTACCTCGTCGGGCTCGGTGCGCGCCTCCAGCTGGCCCTCCTCAACGCCGCGATGGACCGCGCGATCGCGCACGGCTTCCTGCCCGTGATCACGCCGACGCTGGTCAAGCCCGAGATCATGGCCGGCACCGGCTTCCTCGGCGCGCACGCCGACGAGATCTACCACCTGCCCACCGACGACCTCTACCTCGTCGGCACCTCCGAGGTCGCGCTCGCGGGCTACCACTCGGGCGAGATCGTCGACCTCGAGGCGGGGCCGCTGCGCTACGCCGGCTGGTCCTCGTGCTTCCGCCGCGAGGCGGGCGCCGGCGGCAAGGACAACCGCGGCATCGTGCGCGTGCACCAGTTCGACAAGATCGAGATGTTCGTCTACACCACGCAGGAGGAGGCCGCGGCCGAGCACGAGCGGCTCCTGGCGTGGGAGGAGGAGATGCTCCAGATCGCCGGGCTGCCCTACCGCGTCATCGACACCGCCGCCGGCGACCTCGGCTCGTCCGCCGCGCGCAAGTTCGACTGCGAGGCGTGGGTCCCGAGCCAGGGCACCTACCGCGAGATGACGTCGACCTCGAACTGCACCACGTTCCAGGCCCGTCGCCTCGGCGTGCGGGAGCGGACCGAGGACGGTTCGACCCGCCCCGTCGCCACCCTCAACGGCACGCTCGCGACCACGCGCTGGATCGTGGCGATCCTCGAGAACCACCAGCGCGAGGACGGCTCGGTCGAGGTGCCCGAGGGACTGCGGGGCTATCTGGGCGGCCTCGCGGAGCTGCGCGCGTGA
- a CDS encoding LLM class flavin-dependent oxidoreductase, translating into MKHDLVLSTFGGDARAIVEAAVRAAGEGYDGVWVFDHLSSLASPGAPGEGAARDPFVLLGAIAARTSRLRIGTLVANIHNRHPVQLALALDTLGQLAPGRVVAGIGAGAGPGSPFAREDAAVGRTVRPAARRRELLVEHVAALDAIWRGEDATGSVATHGLSGVVVGPRPPVVIGGSTRATLELATRIADGANITGASGPALAERVAQVRAAAAQRPDGGAGFELSVFVPRSPAEIEATGGVAALELPDGVDRLTFLVRP; encoded by the coding sequence GTGAAGCACGACCTCGTCCTGTCCACGTTCGGGGGCGATGCGCGCGCGATCGTGGAGGCGGCCGTCCGCGCCGCGGGCGAGGGGTACGACGGCGTGTGGGTCTTCGACCACCTCAGCTCCCTCGCCTCGCCCGGCGCCCCCGGCGAAGGCGCGGCGCGCGACCCGTTCGTGCTGCTCGGCGCCATCGCCGCCCGCACCTCGCGGCTGCGGATCGGCACGCTCGTGGCCAACATCCACAACCGCCACCCCGTCCAGCTCGCCCTCGCGCTCGACACGCTCGGGCAGCTCGCGCCCGGCCGCGTGGTCGCCGGGATCGGGGCGGGTGCCGGGCCCGGCTCGCCGTTCGCCCGCGAGGACGCCGCGGTCGGCCGGACGGTGCGACCGGCCGCGCGCCGTCGCGAGCTGCTGGTCGAGCACGTCGCCGCGCTGGACGCGATCTGGCGCGGGGAGGACGCGACGGGGTCGGTGGCGACGCACGGTCTCAGTGGCGTGGTGGTCGGGCCCCGCCCGCCGGTCGTGATCGGCGGCAGCACGCGCGCGACGCTCGAGCTCGCCACCCGGATCGCCGACGGCGCCAACATCACCGGCGCGAGCGGACCCGCGCTGGCCGAGCGGGTCGCGCAAGTGCGCGCGGCCGCCGCGCAGCGTCCCGACGGCGGCGCCGGCTTCGAGCTGAGCGTGTTCGTCCCGCGCTCGCCCGCCGAGATCGAGGCGACGGGCGGCGTCGCGGCGCTCGAGCTGCCCGACGGCGTCGACCGCCTGACGTTCCTCGTGCGGCCCTGA
- a CDS encoding DoxX family protein yields the protein MTATAHRPSTLPARVRQQEDIVTSPLARRVLAVARIVIGSYFVWAFLDKLFGLGFTTAPERSVLAGGTPAQGYINNAIADDQPLKSLYQTLFANPFGDAIFMLGLLGIGVAMLVGAGVRIAAVSGVLLMLFMYLVALPWVGEHGTNPVLDSHWMEAMLLLIPAVTLAGDTWGAGRWWARTSIVQRFPVLR from the coding sequence ATGACCGCCACCGCCCACCGCCCCAGCACCCTCCCCGCCCGGGTGAGGCAGCAGGAGGACATCGTCACCAGCCCGCTCGCGCGGCGGGTGCTGGCCGTGGCCCGCATCGTCATCGGCTCGTACTTCGTGTGGGCCTTCCTCGACAAGCTGTTCGGCCTCGGCTTCACGACGGCGCCCGAGCGCTCGGTCCTCGCCGGCGGCACCCCCGCCCAGGGCTACATCAACAACGCGATCGCCGACGACCAGCCCCTCAAGAGCCTCTACCAGACCCTGTTCGCCAACCCGTTCGGTGACGCGATCTTCATGCTCGGCCTGCTCGGGATCGGCGTCGCGATGCTGGTGGGCGCGGGCGTCCGGATCGCCGCCGTCTCGGGCGTGCTGCTGATGCTGTTCATGTACCTGGTGGCGCTGCCGTGGGTCGGCGAGCACGGGACCAACCCGGTCCTCGACTCGCACTGGATGGAGGCGATGCTGCTGCTGATCCCCGCCGTCACCCTCGCCGGCGACACCTGGGGCGCCGGCCGCTGGTGGGCCCGCACCTCGATCGTCCAGCGGTTCCCCGTCCTGCGCTGA
- a CDS encoding VTC domain-containing protein: MTAPTTATPITLAELVASAALLTRTDRKYLLPTAQLAVVAHADPDLRVLTIDGATAHAYRSTYLDTADLTAYRLAALGRPDRFKVRRRTYVGPDLTYLEVKTAAARGATVKDRLELAVATPEEARRFAAATVRMRTGHEIAPSRPSSRSPTTAPPSTCPPAAAASRSIPRSPGATPRPDAP, from the coding sequence GTGACCGCGCCCACCACCGCCACCCCGATCACGCTGGCCGAGCTGGTCGCGAGCGCCGCGCTCCTGACCCGCACCGACCGCAAGTACCTGCTCCCGACGGCGCAGCTCGCCGTCGTCGCCCACGCCGACCCCGACCTTCGCGTCCTGACGATCGACGGCGCGACCGCCCACGCCTACCGCTCCACCTACCTCGACACGGCCGACCTCACCGCCTACCGCCTCGCCGCGCTCGGCCGCCCGGACCGCTTCAAGGTCCGACGCCGCACGTACGTCGGCCCCGATCTCACCTACCTCGAGGTCAAGACCGCCGCCGCGCGCGGCGCGACGGTCAAGGACCGGCTCGAGCTCGCCGTCGCGACCCCCGAGGAGGCGCGCCGCTTCGCCGCCGCCACCGTGCGGATGCGCACCGGCCACGAGATCGCCCCCTCACGCCCGTCCTCGAGGTCGCCTACGACCGCACCACCTTCTACCTGCCCGCCAGCGGCAGCCGCGTCACGGTCGATACCGCGCTCACCTGGCGCGACACCGCGACCGGACGCACCCTGA
- a CDS encoding DUF4956 domain-containing protein has product MSLSPTLTLLAADLAAVLVLVLGLYHPRHHRRDLVVAYLGINIGVFTVSATLASSAVGAGLGLGLLGVLSIIRLRSDELSQREVAYYFASLAIGLLGGLAPSPVWLAAAGMALVVGVMYLADHPRLLPTSRSQTIVLDRAIPDESELRLHLAALLHADVRAVTVQRLDLVNDSTWVEVRYRLRPGAPAAPDGPNLTSAVAPLARTTVHSPATPATPAAPTALDALHAADTRHPARGMTVP; this is encoded by the coding sequence ATGTCACTCAGCCCCACCCTCACCCTGCTGGCCGCCGATCTGGCCGCCGTCCTCGTCCTGGTGCTCGGCCTCTACCACCCGCGCCACCACCGCCGCGACCTCGTCGTCGCCTACCTCGGCATCAACATCGGCGTATTCACCGTCTCGGCCACGCTGGCGAGCTCCGCCGTCGGCGCCGGCCTCGGGCTCGGACTCCTCGGCGTCCTCTCGATCATCCGCCTCCGCTCCGACGAGCTGAGCCAACGCGAGGTCGCCTACTACTTCGCGTCCCTCGCGATCGGCCTTCTCGGCGGCCTCGCCCCCAGCCCCGTCTGGCTCGCCGCCGCGGGGATGGCGCTCGTCGTCGGCGTCATGTACCTCGCCGACCACCCCCGCCTCCTGCCCACCTCCCGCAGCCAGACGATCGTGCTCGACCGCGCGATCCCCGACGAGTCCGAGCTCCGCCTCCACCTCGCCGCCCTCCTGCACGCCGACGTCCGCGCCGTCACCGTCCAGCGCCTCGACCTCGTCAACGACTCCACCTGGGTCGAGGTCCGCTACCGCCTCCGCCCCGGCGCCCCCGCCGCGCCCGACGGACCGAACCTCACCTCCGCCGTCGCCCCGCTCGCGCGCACCACCGTCCACTCCCCTGCCACCCCCGCGACCCCGGCCGCGCCCACCGCGCTCGACGCCCTGCACGCCGCCGACACCCGCCACCCCGCCCGAGGAATGACCGTCCCGTGA
- a CDS encoding diacylglycerol/lipid kinase family protein: MIYRTTVEDTGLGQARSAVEAGASVVVVAGGDGTVRAVAEALAGTHVPMALVPAGTGNLLARNLDIPVDNLQQQVRTALSGRDMAMDLGWLTTVPPAPESAETAEQTEHPDVATTDGAATDLDDLPTTDLTGTPAPHREHVFLVMAGLGFDAAMVAGADDQLKRRVGWVAYFLVGVRHLHARRTRLRLRLGTGGWQHERVRTLLFANCGRLPAGIVLLPDAEIDDGYLDVAAIDTRGGLIGWASLLGRVMMQGLGWRSANAYNPSRIEFWRARQIAVELDEPHAVQVDGDLVGDAVALKVRVQPDGLRVRVRR; encoded by the coding sequence ATGATCTACCGCACCACCGTCGAGGACACCGGTCTCGGCCAGGCGCGCTCGGCCGTCGAGGCGGGCGCGAGCGTCGTCGTCGTCGCAGGAGGTGACGGAACGGTCCGCGCCGTCGCCGAGGCCCTCGCCGGCACCCACGTGCCGATGGCGCTCGTCCCGGCCGGCACGGGCAACCTCCTCGCGCGCAACCTCGACATCCCGGTCGACAACCTGCAGCAGCAGGTGCGCACCGCCCTCTCGGGGCGCGACATGGCGATGGACCTCGGATGGCTCACCACCGTCCCGCCCGCGCCCGAGTCGGCCGAGACGGCCGAGCAGACCGAGCATCCCGACGTCGCCACCACCGACGGCGCGGCCACCGACCTCGACGACCTCCCCACCACCGACCTCACCGGCACTCCCGCCCCGCACCGCGAGCACGTCTTCCTCGTGATGGCGGGCCTCGGCTTCGACGCCGCGATGGTCGCCGGCGCGGACGACCAGCTCAAGCGCCGCGTCGGCTGGGTCGCCTACTTCCTGGTCGGCGTCCGCCACCTGCACGCGCGCCGCACCCGCCTGCGCCTGCGCCTGGGCACCGGCGGCTGGCAGCACGAGCGCGTGCGCACACTCCTGTTCGCCAACTGCGGGCGCCTGCCCGCCGGGATCGTCCTGCTCCCGGACGCCGAGATCGACGACGGCTACCTCGACGTCGCCGCCATCGACACCCGCGGCGGCCTCATCGGCTGGGCCTCGCTGCTCGGCCGCGTGATGATGCAGGGCCTCGGCTGGCGCTCCGCCAACGCCTACAACCCCAGCCGCATCGAGTTCTGGCGCGCGCGGCAGATCGCCGTCGAGCTCGACGAGCCGCACGCCGTCCAGGTCGACGGCGACCTCGTGGGCGACGCAGTCGCGCTGAAGGTGCGCGTGCAGCCCGACGGGCTGCGGGTCCGCGTCCGGCGCTGA